From Caldicellulosiruptor hydrothermalis 108, a single genomic window includes:
- a CDS encoding 2-oxoacid:acceptor oxidoreductase family protein, with the protein MGKMIEIRWHGRGGQGAKTASLLLAEAAFNTGKFVQGFPEYGPERMGAPITAYNRISDEKITIHSNIYEPDYVVVVDETLIGSVDVTKGLKKDGAIIVNTSKSPEEVKKMLGNFDGKVYTIDARKISMECLGKYFPNIPVLGAVIKVTGIIPEEEAIKDMEGSLKHKFATKPDVIEGNLKAFVRGMQEVQG; encoded by the coding sequence ATGGGCAAGATGATTGAGATAAGATGGCACGGAAGAGGTGGACAAGGTGCAAAGACAGCTTCTCTTCTTTTAGCTGAAGCTGCTTTCAACACAGGTAAGTTCGTTCAAGGTTTTCCTGAGTATGGTCCAGAGCGAATGGGTGCTCCTATAACAGCTTACAACAGAATAAGCGATGAGAAGATTACAATTCACAGCAACATTTATGAACCTGACTACGTAGTTGTTGTTGATGAGACATTAATCGGAAGTGTTGATGTAACAAAAGGGCTCAAAAAAGATGGTGCGATAATTGTCAACACTTCAAAGTCTCCTGAAGAAGTAAAGAAGATGCTTGGGAACTTTGATGGAAAGGTTTACACAATTGACGCAAGAAAGATTTCAATGGAGTGTTTGGGCAAGTATTTCCCGAACATCCCTGTTCTTGGAGCGGTTATAAAGGTAACAGGCATTATTCCCGAAGAAGAAGCAATAAAGGACATGGAAGGGTCGCTCAAGCACAAGTTTGCAACAAAGCCAGATGTGATTGAGGGTAACCTCAAAGCGTTTGTTAGAGGAATGCAGGAGGTGCAAGGATAA
- a CDS encoding restriction endonuclease subunit S — MDGMSRKNYKFKDSPLGRIPEEWEVVRLGDIAKIKTGNSNVQDAAETGDYLFFDRSGEIKRSNRYLFDKEAVIVPGEGTEFLPKYYCGKFDLHQRAYAIFDFSSVLSGEYLFYAMHKFNRILANWAVGTTVKSLRLPMFENLLLLLPPLPEQRKIAEILETIDNAIEKTDAIIEKYKRIKQGLMQDLLTKGVVSEGEGESERWRLRDENIDKFKDSPLGRIPEEWKICKLDHREITIMITDGSHYSPQPVENSEYYIVNIENIINGKIEFETCKKISPKDYKKLVSNKCNPKYGDVLFTKDGTVGITLVFSGERNVVLLSSIAIIRPSNCLDSYYLKYSLETEQIKKQIDILIGGSVLKRIVLKDIKSLVIFIPPIPEQQRIASILSQIDEAIEKERAYKEKLERIKKGLMEDLLTGKVRVNHLIEEENKDGN; from the coding sequence ATGGATGGCATGAGTAGAAAAAATTATAAATTCAAAGACTCACCGCTTGGAAGGATTCCAGAAGAGTGGGAAGTGGTAAGATTGGGGGATATTGCAAAAATTAAGACAGGAAACAGTAATGTGCAGGATGCCGCAGAGACAGGCGATTATTTATTTTTTGATCGGTCTGGAGAGATAAAAAGAAGCAACAGGTATTTATTTGATAAAGAAGCCGTAATTGTTCCGGGAGAAGGGACGGAATTTTTGCCTAAATATTATTGTGGGAAGTTTGACCTGCATCAAAGAGCTTATGCCATTTTTGATTTTTCAAGTGTATTAAGTGGGGAATACCTGTTTTATGCAATGCATAAGTTCAACAGAATTTTAGCTAACTGGGCAGTTGGTACGACAGTAAAATCTTTAAGACTCCCCATGTTTGAAAATCTCTTATTACTTCTCCCCCCTCTCCCCGAACAACGCAAAATCGCTGAAATACTTGAGACAATTGATAATGCAATTGAAAAAACTGACGCTATTATAGAAAAGTACAAACGCATAAAGCAAGGTTTGATGCAAGATTTGCTTACTAAAGGAGTGGTGAGTGAGGGTGAAGGTGAAAGTGAGAGGTGGAGGTTGAGAGATGAGAATATTGATAAATTCAAGGATTCACCGCTTGGTAGGATTCCTGAAGAGTGGAAAATTTGTAAATTAGATCACCGTGAGATAACTATTATGATAACAGATGGTTCTCACTATTCACCACAACCGGTTGAAAATAGTGAATATTATATAGTAAATATTGAGAACATAATTAATGGGAAAATTGAGTTTGAAACATGTAAAAAAATCTCACCAAAAGATTACAAGAAATTAGTTTCTAATAAATGCAATCCAAAATACGGAGATGTATTATTTACAAAAGATGGGACAGTTGGAATTACTCTTGTTTTCAGTGGGGAAAGAAATGTGGTGTTATTGTCTTCTATTGCTATTATACGTCCTTCAAATTGTTTAGATTCATATTATCTCAAATATTCTTTGGAGACAGAACAGATTAAAAAACAAATTGATATCTTAATAGGTGGAAGTGTATTAAAGAGAATTGTATTAAAAGATATTAAAAGTTTAGTAATCTTTATTCCCCCCATCCCCGAACAACAACGCATAGCTTCAATTTTATCTCAAATAGATGAAGCCATAGAAAAAGAGCGAGCCTATAAGGAAAAACTTGAAAGAATCAAAAAAGGCTTAATGGAAGATTTGCTAACAGGCAAAGTTAGAGTAAACCATCTTATTGAGGAGGAAAATAAAGATGGTAACTAA
- the porA gene encoding 2-ketoisovalerate ferredoxin oxidoreductase subunit alpha: MAIRDRLSGNEAVAFAMKQINPDVVAAFPITPSTEVPQYFSQYVANGEVDTEFVAVESEHSAMSACIGASAAGARTMTATSSQGLALMWEMLYIAASMRLPIVMAVINRALSGPINIHNDHSDSMGARDSGWIQIYCENNQEAYDSLIQAIRIAEHKDVRLPVMVCYDGFITSHAVENIELLEDELVKKFVGEYNPEFYLLNEQNPISMGPLDLPPYYFEHKRQQAEAMKNAKKVVLEVAEEFAALTGRKYGLFEAYKLDDAEVAIVVMNSTAGTAKAVVDEYRSKGYKVGLLKPRLFRPFPVDEIVGALKHLKAVAIMDKSDGFNAAGGPLFTEITSALYGRAEGIKAINYIYGLGGRDVKTDDIAKVYDRLLDIVKTGNVGEVYNYIGVRE; the protein is encoded by the coding sequence ATGGCTATTCGTGATAGACTTTCTGGTAACGAAGCGGTAGCTTTTGCAATGAAACAGATAAACCCTGATGTTGTTGCCGCTTTTCCAATTACACCTTCAACTGAGGTACCACAATATTTTTCTCAATATGTTGCAAACGGTGAGGTAGACACTGAGTTTGTTGCTGTTGAGTCTGAGCACAGCGCAATGAGCGCATGTATTGGTGCGTCAGCTGCTGGAGCCCGAACAATGACAGCAACATCCTCACAAGGTCTTGCACTCATGTGGGAGATGCTCTACATTGCAGCGTCAATGAGACTTCCAATTGTTATGGCAGTTATAAACAGAGCTCTTTCTGGTCCTATTAATATTCACAACGACCATTCAGACTCAATGGGTGCAAGAGATAGTGGCTGGATTCAGATTTACTGCGAAAACAACCAGGAAGCTTACGACTCTTTGATTCAGGCAATAAGGATTGCTGAACACAAGGATGTAAGACTTCCTGTGATGGTTTGCTATGACGGATTTATTACAAGCCATGCTGTTGAAAATATAGAGCTTTTGGAAGATGAACTTGTAAAGAAGTTTGTAGGTGAATACAATCCAGAGTTTTATCTTTTGAACGAGCAAAACCCAATTTCAATGGGTCCGTTAGACTTGCCACCATACTACTTTGAGCACAAAAGGCAGCAGGCTGAAGCTATGAAAAACGCTAAAAAGGTAGTACTTGAGGTTGCAGAAGAGTTTGCTGCCTTGACAGGCAGAAAGTATGGTCTTTTTGAGGCATACAAGCTTGACGATGCAGAGGTTGCAATTGTTGTTATGAACTCAACAGCAGGAACAGCTAAAGCTGTTGTTGACGAGTACAGAAGCAAAGGGTACAAGGTAGGTCTTTTAAAGCCAAGACTTTTCAGACCATTCCCTGTTGATGAGATTGTAGGGGCACTCAAGCACTTAAAAGCAGTTGCTATAATGGACAAATCAGATGGATTTAACGCAGCTGGCGGTCCACTTTTCACTGAGATTACAAGTGCTCTTTATGGAAGAGCAGAGGGCATAAAGGCTATCAACTACATCTATGGTCTTGGCGGAAGAGATGTCAAGACAGATGACATCGCAAAGGTTTATGACAGACTTCTTGACATTGTCAAGACAGGAAATGTTGGAGAAGTTTACAACTACATTGGTGTGAGAGAATAA
- a CDS encoding M48 family metallopeptidase, whose product MVDIKIEKIIRSNRKNIALQMTENSTLIVKAPINVDEKTIWDVIQKHRKWIDKRKKEIEARDPKTLPKEFVSGEGFLYLGRYYKLHIVENQDVPLKFENGFYLSRSALPEAKNVFIDWYKKAAYEKILERVDWWAQKRGFKYNKVNITNAQRRWGSCSAKGNLNFSWRLIMAPLSVIDYVVVHELVHLEEKNHGKSFWTKVKLLMPDYKKHEDWLKKNGYLLTL is encoded by the coding sequence ATGGTAGACATTAAAATTGAAAAAATCATACGCTCAAATAGAAAAAACATAGCTTTGCAAATGACAGAAAATAGCACACTTATAGTCAAAGCTCCGATCAATGTGGATGAAAAAACAATATGGGATGTTATTCAAAAACATAGAAAGTGGATTGACAAGAGAAAGAAAGAGATAGAAGCAAGAGATCCCAAAACCTTGCCAAAAGAATTTGTCAGCGGAGAGGGATTTTTATACCTTGGCAGGTATTATAAACTGCACATAGTTGAAAACCAAGATGTCCCGCTCAAATTCGAAAATGGGTTTTATCTCTCAAGAAGTGCTTTGCCAGAAGCAAAGAATGTATTCATAGATTGGTATAAAAAAGCTGCCTATGAGAAGATTCTTGAGAGAGTAGACTGGTGGGCTCAAAAAAGAGGTTTTAAATACAACAAGGTAAATATAACAAATGCACAGAGAAGATGGGGTTCTTGTTCTGCAAAGGGTAACTTGAACTTTTCTTGGCGGCTTATTATGGCACCGCTGTCTGTAATAGACTATGTGGTTGTTCATGAGCTTGTCCATCTTGAAGAGAAAAATCATGGAAAAAGTTTTTGGACAAAGGTAAAACTTCTCATGCCTGATTATAAAAAACATGAGGATTGGCTGAAGAAAAATGGGTATTTGCTAACTTTATAG
- a CDS encoding 4Fe-4S binding protein — protein sequence MRKMKITEDVTWKEITPAGVIIDPGNAEDFKTGDWRTMRPVWHEDKCKQCLFCFYVCPDSSIKVENGKMVGVDYDHCKGCGVCTEVCPFKAFDFVEEKK from the coding sequence ATGAGAAAGATGAAAATAACAGAAGATGTTACATGGAAGGAAATAACACCGGCAGGTGTAATTATCGACCCAGGTAATGCAGAGGACTTTAAAACAGGCGACTGGAGAACAATGAGACCTGTATGGCATGAAGATAAGTGCAAGCAGTGTCTGTTCTGCTTCTATGTATGTCCAGATTCATCTATAAAGGTTGAAAATGGGAAGATGGTCGGAGTTGACTATGACCACTGCAAAGGTTGCGGAGTTTGCACAGAGGTTTGTCCATTTAAAGCTTTTGATTTTGTAGAGGAGAAGAAATAA
- a CDS encoding thiamine pyrophosphate-dependent enzyme codes for MAYNIKELAARPERFTGGHRMCAGCGAPVAVRAVLRALKPEDRAVVGVATGCLEVSSCIYPYTAWKDSFIHSAFENAAATVAGAEAAYRVLKKKGKIQGEFKFIAFGGDGGTYDIGLQSLSGAMERGHNMVYVCYDNGAYMNTGIQRSSATPLYADTTTSPQGKVLPGKMQWRKDLTEVMVAHGIPYVAQTAFITPNLKDLIEKAEKALYTDGPAFLNVLAPCPRGWRYETSKLIEISKLAVDTCFWPLYEVVNGQYRLTYKPKEKLPVVEFLKTQGRFRHLFKKGNEHLIEQIQQEVDRRWERLLELCGEK; via the coding sequence ATGGCATACAATATAAAAGAGCTTGCTGCAAGACCTGAAAGGTTTACAGGCGGGCACAGAATGTGTGCAGGGTGCGGTGCACCTGTTGCTGTAAGAGCAGTGCTCAGAGCACTCAAACCAGAAGATAGGGCTGTTGTTGGTGTTGCAACAGGATGTTTGGAGGTTTCAAGCTGTATTTACCCATACACAGCATGGAAAGACTCATTCATCCACAGTGCGTTTGAGAACGCTGCTGCAACAGTTGCTGGTGCTGAGGCTGCATACAGGGTTTTAAAGAAAAAAGGAAAAATCCAGGGTGAGTTTAAGTTTATCGCGTTTGGCGGCGACGGTGGAACATACGATATTGGTCTTCAGTCTCTCTCTGGTGCAATGGAAAGAGGACACAACATGGTATATGTCTGCTATGACAACGGTGCTTATATGAACACAGGTATCCAGAGATCTTCTGCTACACCACTTTACGCTGATACAACAACATCTCCACAGGGAAAAGTGCTTCCAGGTAAGATGCAGTGGAGAAAGGATTTAACAGAAGTCATGGTTGCGCATGGAATTCCGTATGTTGCACAGACAGCTTTCATCACACCAAACCTCAAAGACTTAATTGAAAAGGCTGAAAAGGCTCTTTACACAGATGGACCAGCATTTTTAAATGTTTTGGCTCCGTGTCCAAGAGGTTGGAGATATGAGACTTCTAAGCTCATTGAAATTTCAAAGCTTGCGGTTGATACATGTTTCTGGCCGCTTTATGAGGTTGTAAATGGTCAGTACAGACTCACATACAAGCCAAAAGAAAAGCTTCCTGTTGTTGAGTTTTTAAAGACTCAAGGAAGGTTCAGACACCTGTTCAAAAAAGGAAATGAACATTTGATTGAGCAGATTCAGCAGGAAGTTGACAGAAGATGGGAAAGACTTTTAGAGCTTTGTGGTGAAAAATAA
- the serS gene encoding serine--tRNA ligase, giving the protein MLDLKYIRSNPEKVQEGLSKRNKDISIAPILELDERRRKLLAEVESLKALQNQKSKEVPKLKKEGKDVTDLMNELKELSDKIKELDSKVKEVEDEIEKILLTIPNIPHESVPVGKDDTENVEVRRWGEVREPDFEIKPHWEIGVNLGILDFERASKVSGSRFTFYRGLGARLERALINFMLDLHIEKHGYTELFPPFLVARKSMIGTGQLPKFEEDAFKTTDDYFLIPTAEVPVTNYHREEILKEEDLPIKYVAYSACFRAEAGAAGKDTRGLIRQHQFNKVELVKFAKPEDSYDELEKLTADAEDVLKELGLPYRVVLLCSGDLGFSSAKTYDIEVWMPSYGRYVEISSCSNFESYQARRANIRFRRKDGKLDYVHTLNGSGLAVGRTLAAVLENFQQKDGTVVVPEVLRKYMGTDVIK; this is encoded by the coding sequence ATGCTTGATTTAAAATATATAAGGTCAAATCCAGAAAAGGTACAAGAAGGACTTTCTAAAAGAAACAAAGACATTTCAATTGCGCCCATTTTAGAGCTTGATGAAAGAAGAAGAAAGCTTTTGGCTGAGGTTGAAAGCCTGAAAGCTCTACAGAATCAAAAATCTAAAGAGGTTCCAAAGCTCAAAAAGGAAGGGAAAGATGTTACAGACCTTATGAATGAGCTAAAAGAGCTATCTGATAAAATTAAAGAATTAGATAGCAAAGTCAAAGAGGTTGAAGATGAGATAGAAAAGATTTTGCTCACAATCCCAAACATTCCTCATGAGTCTGTACCGGTTGGCAAAGATGATACAGAAAATGTTGAAGTAAGGCGCTGGGGTGAGGTAAGAGAACCTGACTTCGAAATAAAGCCTCATTGGGAAATTGGTGTAAATCTTGGAATCTTGGATTTTGAAAGAGCCTCAAAAGTGTCAGGAAGCCGTTTTACATTTTACAGAGGACTTGGTGCAAGGTTAGAAAGAGCTTTAATCAACTTCATGCTTGACCTTCACATTGAAAAGCATGGCTATACTGAGCTATTCCCACCTTTTTTAGTTGCGAGAAAATCTATGATTGGCACAGGGCAGCTTCCAAAGTTTGAAGAAGACGCTTTTAAGACAACAGATGATTATTTTTTGATACCAACAGCAGAGGTGCCTGTTACAAACTACCACAGAGAAGAGATACTCAAAGAAGAAGACTTGCCAATAAAATATGTTGCCTACTCAGCATGTTTTAGGGCAGAAGCTGGTGCTGCTGGCAAAGACACAAGAGGGCTTATTCGTCAGCATCAGTTTAACAAGGTTGAGCTTGTGAAGTTTGCGAAGCCAGAAGATTCTTATGATGAGCTTGAAAAGCTTACAGCTGATGCAGAGGATGTTTTAAAGGAATTAGGGCTTCCTTACAGAGTTGTTCTTCTTTGTTCAGGTGATTTAGGTTTTTCGTCAGCAAAGACGTACGACATTGAAGTTTGGATGCCAAGTTACGGAAGGTACGTTGAGATTTCTTCTTGTTCAAACTTTGAAAGCTATCAGGCACGAAGAGCAAACATCAGATTCAGAAGGAAAGACGGAAAACTTGACTATGTTCATACACTCAACGGCTCAGGCCTTGCTGTGGGAAGAACCTTAGCAGCAGTACTTGAAAACTTCCAGCAGAAAGATGGAACAGTAGTTGTTCCAGAGGTTTTGAGAAAGTATATGGGTACAGATGTGATAAAGTAA
- a CDS encoding type I restriction endonuclease subunit R, with amino-acid sequence MVTKLDEEHYVENPFLFQLQRLGWKIYRQNKDNPEDTKEIISFTSSLEAEYGESQKFRESFKEVILEGVLRESLKRINPWIEDDQISEVVRRITTPQSNSLLEANKEIHDLLLENTSVSENRKTGEKSPTVKFIDFKNPDNNSFIAISQFKVNITGTEKHIVPDIVLFVNGLPLVVVECKSPAVADPISEAITQLMRYCNRRGTIEGNEKLFWYNLFMVATSNQVAKYGTITSEYEHFVEWKDPYPFSLSSVNPHGNVTSQQVLIHGMLSKENLLDLLHTFTIFKEDPKSKMIKVVARYQQFRAVKKMIKRLKEGKTPTERGGIVWHTQGSGKSLTMMFMVRELYHNPEFGNYKVVFVTDRRDLEKQLNETSRSVGFTVNLARSIQELKELLKTDTPELVMAMVHKFQERELKGEFPVLNTSPNILIMIDEAHRTQYKLLGANLRKALPNATKIAFTGTPIEKTEMTFGDYIDKYSIKQAVEDGVTVEIVYEGRVHSAELTDEEAANAKFEDVFKDADKDTKRMIMGRFTWRAYLEAEEVIRDKARDMIEHYITHIFPNGFKAQVVTVSRLAAIRYKKALEEALKEKISELEKENNSKIDLETLKKLEVGVVISGAQNDPPEYRPYTDPNEHERIIKSFKLPFDKVDENGISGNVGILVVQNMLITGFDAPVEQVMYLDNVIKGHNLLQAIARVNRVYKNKSCGFVVDYVGVLKHLKEALAIYADEDIDEISQVVKNKAKSIDELKYVHNLIEEFFEKYGIRNWRQNVDECIDILVDEQVRNEFIALVRWFNRCMDEVLPDPAALRYLTDLKILAFIKESARNRYRDDKLSIKDASNKIREIVEEYLISQGIDPKVPPTPLFEDKFLEKLHKKSSKAKAQELQHAIIEYIDEHWEEDPELYERFSDRLKRLLQEYKENWDAQCIELEKLREELKKGREAEQTYGLDPKKEMPFFGLLKDRIFGKKPVSELSESEIDFLVSTTRDLVELISREVQAVDFWESATKQRKLKFFIISHLLEKISPAMYENNHDGVKTETAVYISNSSGQNIFNKRNEIAQRLLELAYHHFRK; translated from the coding sequence ATGGTAACTAAATTGGATGAAGAACATTATGTTGAAAATCCATTCCTCTTTCAGCTTCAAAGGCTTGGATGGAAGATTTATAGACAAAACAAAGATAACCCTGAGGATACAAAAGAAATAATATCGTTCACTTCTTCATTAGAAGCTGAATATGGTGAAAGCCAAAAATTTAGAGAAAGCTTTAAAGAAGTAATCCTTGAGGGAGTTTTAAGGGAGTCTTTAAAGAGAATAAACCCATGGATAGAAGATGACCAAATAAGTGAAGTTGTTCGAAGAATTACAACACCACAGTCAAACTCTCTTTTAGAGGCAAATAAAGAAATCCACGACTTGCTTTTAGAGAACACCTCAGTTTCTGAAAATAGAAAAACAGGAGAAAAAAGCCCAACTGTTAAGTTTATTGATTTTAAAAATCCGGACAATAATTCATTCATTGCTATATCACAGTTTAAAGTGAATATAACGGGGACTGAAAAACATATTGTTCCCGATATAGTTCTTTTTGTAAATGGTTTGCCTCTTGTAGTGGTTGAGTGCAAATCTCCAGCAGTTGCTGACCCAATTTCTGAAGCAATTACTCAGCTTATGCGCTATTGTAACAGACGTGGCACAATTGAGGGAAATGAAAAGCTTTTCTGGTATAACCTCTTTATGGTTGCTACCTCGAATCAGGTTGCAAAGTATGGCACAATAACCTCAGAGTATGAGCACTTTGTTGAGTGGAAAGACCCTTATCCTTTTTCGCTGTCAAGCGTAAATCCACATGGAAATGTGACAAGCCAGCAGGTTTTAATTCATGGGATGCTTTCAAAAGAAAACCTTCTTGATCTGCTTCACACATTCACCATCTTTAAAGAAGATCCAAAGAGCAAAATGATAAAGGTTGTTGCAAGATATCAGCAATTTAGAGCAGTAAAGAAGATGATAAAAAGGTTAAAAGAGGGCAAAACACCAACCGAAAGAGGAGGAATTGTTTGGCATACACAAGGCTCCGGTAAATCTTTGACAATGATGTTTATGGTTCGAGAGCTTTATCACAATCCTGAGTTTGGAAACTACAAAGTTGTTTTTGTCACAGATAGAAGAGATCTTGAAAAGCAGTTAAATGAAACATCAAGAAGTGTTGGATTTACTGTTAATTTAGCAAGAAGCATTCAGGAGCTTAAAGAACTTTTAAAAACTGACACACCCGAACTTGTCATGGCTATGGTTCATAAATTTCAAGAGAGGGAATTAAAAGGAGAATTTCCTGTCCTCAATACATCACCTAATATTCTAATAATGATAGATGAAGCACACAGAACCCAATACAAGCTGCTGGGTGCAAATTTAAGAAAAGCTCTTCCAAATGCAACAAAAATAGCATTTACAGGTACACCTATAGAAAAGACCGAGATGACATTTGGCGATTACATAGACAAGTACAGCATAAAGCAGGCAGTTGAAGATGGTGTGACTGTTGAGATTGTATATGAAGGAAGAGTCCATAGCGCAGAGCTTACCGATGAAGAGGCAGCAAATGCAAAGTTTGAAGATGTTTTCAAAGACGCTGATAAAGATACAAAAAGAATGATAATGGGAAGATTCACATGGAGAGCATATCTTGAAGCTGAAGAGGTAATCCGCGACAAAGCCAGAGATATGATAGAGCACTATATAACTCATATATTCCCAAATGGATTTAAAGCTCAAGTTGTTACAGTGTCACGTCTTGCTGCAATAAGATATAAAAAAGCACTTGAAGAGGCTCTCAAAGAAAAGATTTCTGAATTGGAAAAAGAAAATAATTCAAAAATAGATTTAGAAACATTGAAAAAGTTAGAGGTTGGTGTGGTTATTTCAGGAGCTCAGAATGACCCACCTGAGTATCGTCCTTATACTGATCCAAATGAGCACGAAAGGATAATCAAAAGTTTTAAACTTCCATTTGACAAAGTGGATGAAAATGGTATCAGTGGCAATGTTGGTATTTTGGTTGTTCAAAATATGCTGATAACTGGTTTTGATGCACCTGTGGAGCAGGTTATGTATCTTGATAATGTGATTAAAGGACATAACTTGCTGCAAGCTATTGCAAGGGTGAATAGAGTATATAAAAATAAGTCTTGTGGTTTTGTTGTAGATTATGTAGGAGTTTTGAAACATTTAAAAGAGGCGCTGGCTATTTACGCAGATGAAGATATTGATGAAATTTCACAGGTTGTAAAGAACAAAGCAAAAAGCATTGATGAGCTAAAGTATGTTCACAATCTTATTGAAGAGTTTTTTGAAAAATATGGCATTAGAAACTGGCGCCAGAATGTAGATGAATGTATTGACATTCTTGTTGATGAGCAGGTCAGAAATGAATTTATAGCTCTTGTGAGATGGTTTAACCGTTGTATGGACGAGGTTCTTCCTGACCCTGCAGCACTAAGATACCTTACTGACTTGAAAATTCTTGCCTTCATAAAAGAATCCGCGCGAAATAGATACAGAGATGATAAGCTGAGTATAAAAGATGCAAGCAATAAAATAAGAGAAATTGTGGAAGAATACCTGATTTCTCAGGGAATAGATCCCAAAGTACCACCTACTCCACTTTTTGAAGACAAATTCCTTGAAAAACTTCACAAAAAATCAAGCAAGGCAAAAGCTCAAGAGCTTCAGCATGCGATAATTGAGTATATTGATGAGCATTGGGAAGAAGACCCAGAACTTTATGAGAGGTTTTCAGATAGACTAAAGAGGTTACTTCAAGAATACAAAGAAAATTGGGATGCTCAATGTATTGAATTAGAAAAATTAAGAGAAGAGTTGAAAAAAGGGAGAGAAGCAGAACAGACTTATGGGCTTGACCCTAAGAAAGAAATGCCGTTTTTTGGGTTGCTAAAAGACCGAATATTTGGGAAAAAACCTGTAAGTGAACTTTCTGAGAGCGAAATAGATTTTCTTGTTAGCACAACAAGAGATTTGGTAGAATTAATAAGCAGAGAGGTTCAAGCTGTTGATTTTTGGGAAAGTGCAACAAAACAAAGAAAGTTGAAATTCTTTATAATTTCACATTTGCTTGAAAAAATATCACCTGCTATGTATGAAAACAACCATGATGGAGTTAAAACTGAAACTGCAGTATATATCTCTAATTCTTCCGGTCAAAATATATTCAACAAGAGAAATGAAATAGCTCAAAGACTTTTAGAGCTTGCTTATCATCATTTTAGGAAGTGA
- a CDS encoding TVP38/TMEM64 family protein, translated as MKRKNLSIVLNIIAIAGFILLATAVAIRYSHFLVNIVSNPQKFKSWVLSFGQLGVLVFILTQILQVIISAIPGEAVQISGGYLYGTLLGTVYSLIGIMIGSVCVFYITRLLGYSLVRKIVSEEKLRKFYSLINSPKGEIAIFLLFLIPGLPKDILTYIAGLSPIKPLRFFAIVAIARLPGIFFSSYIGSSLEEKNYTMAIVVSAAAAILFVLGVVYRDNIIKTIHNWVHKKGSSNL; from the coding sequence GTGAAGAGGAAAAATCTTTCAATTGTCTTAAATATCATTGCAATTGCAGGATTTATTTTACTGGCAACGGCAGTAGCCATACGATATTCTCATTTTCTTGTAAATATTGTCTCAAATCCGCAGAAATTTAAAAGCTGGGTTTTGTCTTTTGGTCAACTTGGTGTACTTGTCTTCATCCTCACTCAAATTCTTCAGGTTATTATTTCTGCTATTCCAGGTGAAGCTGTACAAATCTCTGGCGGATATCTTTATGGTACGCTGCTGGGCACAGTATATTCACTAATTGGAATCATGATAGGCTCTGTGTGTGTATTTTATATAACAAGGCTTTTGGGATATAGTCTTGTGAGGAAAATTGTCTCAGAGGAAAAGCTCAGAAAATTTTATTCACTTATCAATTCTCCAAAAGGAGAAATAGCCATATTCTTGCTCTTTTTGATACCAGGACTTCCAAAAGACATTCTGACATACATTGCTGGACTTTCGCCAATAAAACCGCTAAGATTTTTTGCGATTGTTGCCATTGCAAGACTGCCAGGAATATTTTTTTCATCATACATTGGAAGCAGCCTTGAAGAGAAAAACTACACAATGGCAATTGTAGTTTCTGCTGCAGCTGCTATTTTGTTTGTCTTGGGTGTTGTATACAGAGACAATATCATAAAAACCATTCATAATTGGGTGCACAAAAAAGGTAGCAGCAATCTTTAA